The Chitinophaga sp. H8 genome contains a region encoding:
- a CDS encoding WD40/YVTN/BNR-like repeat-containing protein, giving the protein MKMMAQSRWQEMVAIRSCLKRSACLLLLLLFTVAGNTQSLPDFSLKTIATAPIKSIRGLSIAADQSVWVSGTGGMVGYSTNHGKDWQWMQVTGCDSCDWRSIKAFSRHKAIVMNAGAPAHIFLTENGGKSWQRVYFDDTQGIFFDGLSFVNNQEGVAIGDPMQGKFAMLHTVNGGKSWTPRKPAALPEANPGEALFAASGTGILALPGEAVYFATGGTTSRFFRWQQKAWHTYPLPLIQGESTTGAFSIAFRDAQHGITVGGNYQNDALRTGNCALTHDGGISWAIPAVSPHGYRSCVAYITPQLLVATGPSGTDLSADGGKHWYNISKEGFHVVQTKEKSYVYLAGAGGRIAKLVIGKSLAGQ; this is encoded by the coding sequence ATGAAAATGATGGCGCAAAGCAGGTGGCAGGAGATGGTAGCAATAAGGAGCTGTTTAAAAAGAAGTGCATGCCTCTTGTTATTATTGTTATTCACTGTAGCAGGTAATACCCAATCCCTCCCTGATTTTTCCCTGAAAACCATTGCTACTGCCCCTATAAAAAGTATACGCGGACTAAGCATCGCAGCCGATCAGTCGGTTTGGGTATCTGGTACCGGAGGGATGGTAGGCTATAGTACCAACCATGGTAAAGACTGGCAGTGGATGCAGGTAACCGGTTGCGACAGCTGCGACTGGCGTAGTATTAAAGCCTTCAGCCGCCATAAAGCCATTGTCATGAATGCAGGAGCACCTGCACATATTTTCCTCACAGAAAACGGGGGTAAAAGCTGGCAACGTGTTTATTTTGATGATACCCAAGGCATTTTCTTCGATGGCCTTTCTTTTGTAAACAACCAGGAAGGCGTGGCAATCGGTGATCCTATGCAGGGGAAGTTTGCCATGCTGCATACGGTGAACGGCGGAAAAAGCTGGACACCACGCAAGCCGGCAGCATTACCGGAAGCCAATCCCGGAGAGGCTTTATTTGCCGCCAGTGGCACCGGTATACTGGCACTTCCCGGAGAGGCTGTTTATTTTGCCACCGGCGGTACCACTTCCCGCTTTTTCAGGTGGCAGCAAAAGGCCTGGCATACTTACCCTTTACCTTTAATACAGGGAGAAAGTACTACCGGCGCATTTTCTATCGCTTTCCGGGATGCACAGCATGGTATTACGGTAGGCGGCAACTATCAAAATGATGCCTTGCGTACAGGCAACTGTGCCCTCACCCATGACGGCGGTATTTCGTGGGCCATTCCTGCTGTATCCCCACATGGATACCGTTCCTGTGTAGCATATATCACCCCGCAATTACTGGTAGCTACGGGGCCGTCCGGTACCGATCTGTCGGCCGACGGAGGTAAACATTGGTATAATATCAGCAAGGAAGGATTTCATGTCGTGCAAACCAAAGAAAAATCATATGTTTATCTGGCAGGCGCCGGAGGACGTATTGCAAAACTGGTAATAGGAAAATCTTTGGCTGGCCAATAA
- a CDS encoding glycoside hydrolase family 31 protein encodes MQVATSSGKYSVKHYPDTVKEWKQEGNYFYFYTTETILEIRVISDKIVRFRYAADGTFQRDFSYATSEKMEDAPICFEIKEFEEVFQIDTDAIKIFIAKDNLRLTITDKEGRVINQDEMGFHWQSYLQKGGKIVYCSKMIQEGECFYGLGDKPTDLNLRGKRLENYGTDAYGYHKDTDPLYRNIPFYYGLHHGIGYGIFFDNSFRTIFDFGEEREDVQSFWARGGEMNYYFIYGPELLQVAEAYTKITGTPELPPLWALGYHQCRWSYYPDTRVKEIAAEFRKRQIPCDVIYLDIDYMEGFRCFTWSKEGFPDPAGLIKELSAQGFKVVVIIDPGIKVDPNYAIYQEGVKNDYFCKRADGALMEGDVWPGKCVFPDYTNPRVREWWSSLFKSLVDTGVRGVWNDMNEPAVFELGTFPEDVRHDYDGEQVSHRKAHNVYGHLMSKSTAAGMKKYLMPNRPFLITRSCYAGVQRWSSVWTGDNVSSWEHLWLASVQCQRLAVSGISFTGSDIGGFIGEPDGELYTRWIQLATFHPLMRTHSASNETGFNQEPWSFGSKYEFVVKKFIQLRYQLLPYLYTTFWQNAAYGTPMLRPLAFVAQHDPQTHNCTHEFMFGDALLISHVSEAGMKEKEVYLPTGRWYYYWNDKPYEGGQLVKIATPIEEMPLFVKAGAVVPNYPKLQYTGQAPIEEMTLQVFYDDQPAHSTMYEDAGEHYGYKNGQYNVIRFKQASDKQQFHLKKKFHGNYEATYKKHRVCVHGLPFTPTEYVVDGKVFKLNARNFAVGVVKVVLDREFEDLIMR; translated from the coding sequence ATGCAAGTAGCCACCTCGTCAGGTAAATATTCGGTTAAACACTACCCCGACACAGTCAAAGAATGGAAACAGGAAGGTAACTACTTCTATTTTTACACCACCGAAACCATCCTTGAAATAAGGGTTATCTCAGACAAAATAGTACGTTTCCGCTATGCAGCAGATGGTACTTTCCAGCGTGATTTTTCCTATGCCACCAGTGAGAAAATGGAAGACGCGCCTATTTGTTTTGAGATCAAGGAATTTGAAGAAGTATTCCAGATAGATACAGATGCGATAAAGATATTTATTGCCAAAGATAATCTGCGCCTCACCATCACAGATAAGGAAGGGCGTGTGATCAACCAGGATGAAATGGGTTTTCACTGGCAATCTTATCTGCAAAAAGGTGGAAAGATCGTGTACTGCAGTAAAATGATCCAGGAAGGAGAGTGTTTCTATGGCCTGGGGGATAAACCTACCGATCTGAACCTTCGTGGCAAACGGCTGGAGAACTATGGTACAGATGCGTATGGCTATCACAAGGATACGGATCCGCTGTACCGGAATATTCCATTTTATTACGGCCTCCATCATGGCATTGGCTATGGCATCTTCTTTGATAACAGCTTCCGCACCATTTTTGATTTTGGGGAAGAGCGGGAAGATGTACAGAGCTTTTGGGCGCGTGGCGGAGAAATGAATTATTATTTCATTTATGGCCCGGAACTGCTGCAGGTAGCAGAAGCCTATACCAAGATTACAGGTACGCCGGAATTGCCGCCATTATGGGCGCTGGGCTATCACCAATGCCGGTGGAGCTATTATCCGGATACCCGCGTAAAAGAGATTGCAGCCGAATTCCGCAAACGACAGATTCCCTGTGATGTAATCTACCTGGATATAGATTATATGGAAGGCTTCCGTTGTTTTACCTGGAGTAAAGAAGGCTTTCCGGACCCTGCAGGGCTCATTAAGGAGCTATCCGCCCAGGGGTTCAAAGTTGTAGTGATTATTGACCCTGGTATCAAAGTAGATCCCAATTATGCCATCTATCAGGAAGGCGTTAAGAATGATTACTTCTGTAAACGGGCAGATGGTGCATTAATGGAAGGAGATGTATGGCCCGGCAAATGTGTATTTCCGGACTATACCAATCCCCGTGTAAGGGAATGGTGGAGCAGTCTTTTCAAAAGCCTGGTAGATACAGGTGTGAGAGGTGTATGGAACGACATGAACGAACCAGCCGTTTTTGAGCTGGGCACCTTTCCTGAAGATGTAAGACATGACTATGATGGAGAGCAGGTAAGCCATCGTAAAGCACATAATGTATACGGGCATCTGATGAGTAAATCCACTGCTGCCGGTATGAAAAAGTACCTGATGCCTAACCGGCCTTTCCTGATCACCCGCTCCTGTTATGCTGGTGTACAGCGCTGGTCATCTGTATGGACCGGTGATAATGTTTCCAGCTGGGAACATCTCTGGCTGGCTTCCGTGCAGTGTCAGCGCCTGGCAGTTTCAGGCATCTCTTTTACCGGAAGTGATATCGGTGGTTTTATAGGGGAGCCGGATGGCGAATTGTATACCCGCTGGATTCAGCTGGCTACTTTCCATCCGCTGATGCGTACCCACTCTGCCAGCAATGAAACCGGATTTAATCAGGAGCCCTGGAGCTTTGGCAGCAAATATGAATTTGTGGTGAAGAAGTTCATCCAGCTGCGTTACCAGCTGCTGCCTTACCTGTATACCACTTTCTGGCAAAATGCGGCTTACGGTACCCCTATGTTGCGGCCATTGGCATTTGTAGCACAGCATGATCCACAAACGCATAACTGCACCCATGAGTTTATGTTTGGCGATGCCTTACTGATCAGCCATGTGAGTGAAGCCGGCATGAAAGAAAAAGAAGTGTATCTGCCCACCGGCCGCTGGTATTACTACTGGAATGATAAACCTTATGAAGGTGGCCAACTGGTTAAAATAGCTACACCTATTGAAGAAATGCCGCTGTTTGTAAAAGCAGGTGCAGTAGTACCTAACTATCCGAAATTACAGTATACCGGACAGGCGCCTATTGAAGAAATGACACTGCAGGTGTTTTATGATGATCAGCCCGCGCATAGTACCATGTATGAAGATGCCGGAGAGCATTATGGTTATAAAAACGGGCAGTACAATGTGATCCGCTTTAAACAGGCTTCTGATAAACAGCAGTTTCATCTGAAGAAGAAATTTCATGGCAACTACGAAGCTACCTACAAGAAGCACCGGGTATGCGTACATGGACTCCCCTTCACTCCTACAGAATACGTTGTGGATGGAAAAGTGTTTAAACTTAATGCCCGCAATTTTGCAGTAGGTGTTGTAAAAGTGGTATTGGACCGGGAATTTGAAGATCTGATCATGCGATAA